A window of the Branchiibius hedensis genome harbors these coding sequences:
- the infA gene encoding translation initiation factor IF-1 has product MAKKDGVIEIEGTIVEALPNAMFRVELTNGHKVLAHISGKMRQHYIRILPEDRVVVELSPYDLTRGRIVFRYR; this is encoded by the coding sequence ATGGCCAAAAAGGACGGTGTCATCGAGATCGAGGGCACGATCGTGGAAGCTCTCCCGAACGCCATGTTCCGGGTGGAGTTGACCAACGGTCACAAGGTTCTCGCTCATATCTCGGGCAAGATGCGCCAGCACTACATCCGGATCCTCCCTGAGGACCGCGTGGTGGTGGAGCTCAGCCCGTACGACCTGACCCGCGGCCGGATCGTCTTCCGGTACCGCTGA
- the rpmJ gene encoding 50S ribosomal protein L36 has product MKVQPSVKKICDKCKVIRRHGRVMVICENPRHKQRQG; this is encoded by the coding sequence ATGAAGGTCCAGCCGAGCGTCAAGAAGATCTGCGACAAGTGCAAGGTGATCCGCCGTCACGGCCGGGTCATGGTGATCTGCGAGAACCCGCGCCACAAGCAGCGCCAGGGCTGA